One genomic window of Quercus lobata isolate SW786 chromosome 9, ValleyOak3.0 Primary Assembly, whole genome shotgun sequence includes the following:
- the LOC115960853 gene encoding actin-depolymerizing factor 7-like → MAVHDKCKLKFVKSKAKRNYRFIIFKIEDQEVVVEKLGSLDETYDDFTEYLPTNECRYAVYDFDFITDENCQKSKIFFIAWSPNTSKVRSKMVYASSKDRFKRDMDGIQVELQATDPSETSLDIIKGRAL, encoded by the exons ATGGCTGTGCATGATAAATGTAAATTGAAGTTCGTGAAGTCAAAAGCGAAGAGGAATTACCGGTTTATTATTTTCAAGATTGAGGATCAAGAAGTGGTGGTGGAGAAACTAGGAAGCCTAGATGAAACCTATGACGACTTTACTGAGTATCTGCCTACCAATGAGTGCCGCTATGCTGTCTATGATTTTGATTTCATCACTGATGAGAATTGCCAGAAAAGCAAGATTTTTTTCATTGCATG gtCACCTAATACATCAAAGGTGAGAAGTAAGATGGTCTATGCTAGCTCCAAGGATAGATTCAAGAGGGATATGGATG GCATTCAAGTTGAGTTGCAAGCAACAGATCCTAGTGAAACGAGCCTTGACATTATAAAAGGGCGAGCACTTTAA
- the LOC115959929 gene encoding uncharacterized protein LOC115959929 isoform X1, whose protein sequence is MLRVFKANILSVSDALKIKALKAILLYVRELFAIMFGCKCFYWNTPSDFSQPFQPQPYSLPAPIPQWPEGESFASGRISLGEIQVIKITKFEFIWGYNLSQDKKKGVTFYKPVGIPDGFYCLGHYCQPNNLPLRGFVLVAREVPSYSPENAHTCDPIKPPALQVPLDYTLVWSPNDGGDEIYGDCGYIWLPQPPEGYKPMGYLVTNKPEKPELDEVRCVRSDLTDECEIYRLILDVGYKFPNLPFRVWSIRPHHRGMQGKGVPVGTYFCSSYWIPGEDMPIACLKNLNPTLPAMPNLDQIHALIHHYGPTVFFHPEEIFLPSSVTWFFKNGAQLFKAGSLYGEDIDANGSNLPGGGMNDGEFWIDLPSDDRREIVKHGNLESAKLVVHVKPALGGTFTDIAMWVFCPFNGPATLKVGLLNIALSKIGEHVGDWEHYTLRICNFTGELWSIYFSQHSGGQWVEAYDLEYIEGNKAVVYSSKSGHASYPHPGMYLQGSAKLGIGVRNDCARSNLYVDSSIHYELVAAEYLGDEVITVPFWLHFMREWGPTIVYDSRTELNKLINLLPVMLRYSVENIFDKLPIELSREEGPTGPKEKNNWVGDERS, encoded by the exons ATGCTGAGGGTGTTCAAAGCAAATATACTCTCAGTCTCAGACGCCTTAAAGATCAAAGCTTTGAAAGCCATTTTATTGTATGTGAGAGAGCTTTTTGCGATTATGTTTGGGTGCAAATGCTTTTATTGGAACACACCCTCCGATTTCTCTCAGCCTTTTCAGCCCCAACCCTATTCACTGCCAGCTCCCATTCCTCAATGGCCTGAAG GTGAAAGTTTTGCTTCTGGAAGAATAAGTCTTGGAGAAATACAAGTTATCAAGATCACAAAGTTCGAGTTCATTTGGGGCTACAACCTATCACAAGACAAGAAGAAAGGTGTTACGTTTTACAAACCAGTGGGAATACCAGACGGATTCTATTGCCTTGGTCACTATTGCCAACCTAACAACCTGCCGTTACGAGGTTTTGTTCTTGTGGCTAGGGAAGTACCTAGTTATTCACCAGAAAATGCTCATACTTGTGACCCTATTAAGCCTCCGGCCCTTCAAGTGCCTCTTGATTATACATTAGTGTGGAGTCCTAATGATGGGGGTGATGAAATATATGGTGACTGTGGTTATATTTGGCTACCTCAACCACCTGAGGGTTACAAGCCCATGGGCTATTTGGTTACCAACAAGCCAGAGAAGCCTGAATTGGATGAGGTGAGATGTGTCAGAAGTGACCTAACAGATGAATGTGAAATTTACCGCCTCATACTTGATGTCGGGTACAAATTTCCAAACTTGCCGTTCCGAGTTTGGAGTATTAGACCCCATCACCGGGGCATGCAGGGGAAAGGAGTTCCTGTGGGGACATATTTCTGCAGTAGCTACTGGATTCCTGGAGAAGATATGCCTATTGCATGCTTGAAGAATTTAAATCCTACTCTACCTGCAATGCCAAATCTTGATCAGATTCACGCACTTATCCACCACTATGGACCCACTGTTTTCTTTCATCCTGAAGAGATCTTCTTGCCATCTTCTGTTACATGGTTTTTCAAAAATGGAGCACAATTGTTCAAAGCTGGCAGTCTATATGGTGAGGATATTGATGCAAATGGCTCAAATTTGCCAGGTGGGGGAATGAATGATGGGGAATTTTGGATTGACTTGCCGAGTGATGATCGCAGAGAGATTGTCAAACATGGGAACTTAGAAAGTGCAAAACTTGTTGTTCATGTGAAGCCAGCTCTAGGCGGTACTTTTACTGACATTGCAATGTGGGTTTTCTGCCCCTTCAATGGCCCTGCCACACTGAAAGTTGGATTATTGAATATTGCTCTTAGCAAGATTGGGGAGCATGTGGGTGATTGGGAGCATTACACACTTCGTATATGCAACTTCACTGGTGAGCTTTGGAGTATATATTTTTCACAGCATAGTGGTGGTCAATGGGTGGAAGCTTATGACTTAGAGTACATAGAGGGAAATAAAGCTGTTGTTTACTCATCAAAGAGTGGACATGCAAGTTACCCTCATCCTGGGATGTATCTCCAGGGGTCTGCAAAGCTCGGGATTGGAGTGAGGAATGATTGTGCTCGGAGTAATTTGTATGTGGATTCAAGCATCCATTATGAACTTGTTGCAGCAGAGTATCTTGGAGATGAGGTTATTACAGTGCCTTTTTGGTTGCATTTTATGAGAGAATGGGGTCCAACTATTGTGTATGATTCAAGAACTGAGCTGAATAAGCTAATTAATCTTTTGCCTGTGATGCTCAGATATTCAGTAGAGAATATATTTGATAAGTTACCTATTGAGTTATCTAGAGAGGAAGGTCCTACTGGGCCCAAGGAAAAGAACAATTGGGTGGGAGATGAAAGAAGCTAG
- the LOC115959929 gene encoding uncharacterized protein LOC115959929 isoform X2 encodes MLRGFKTNILSVSDALKIKALKAILLYVRELFAIMFGCKCFYWNTPSDFSQPFQPQPYSLPAPIPQWPEGESFASGRISLGEIQVIKITKFEFIWGYNLSQDKKKGVTFYKPVGIPDGFYCLGHYCQPNNLPLRGFVLVAREVPSYSPENAHTCDPIKPPALQVPLDYTLVWSPNDGGDEIYGDCGYIWLPQPPEGYKPMGYLVTNKPEKPELDEVRCVRSDLTDECEIYRLILDVGYKFPNLPFRVWSIRPHHRGMQGKGVPVGTYFCSSYWIPGEDMPIACLKNLNPTLPAMPNLDQIHALIHHYGPTVFFHPEEIFLPSSVTWFFKNGAQLFKAGSLYGEDIDANGSNLPGGGMNDGEFWIDLPSDDRREIVKHGNLESAKLVVHVKPALGGTFTDIAMWVFCPFNGPATLKVGLLNIALSKIGEHVGDWEHYTLRICNFTGELWSIYFSQHSGGQWVEAYDLEYIEGNKAVVYSSKSGHASYPHPGMYLQGSAKLGIGVRNDCARSNLYVDSSIHYELVAAEYLGDEVITVPFWLHFMREWGPTIVYDSRTELNKLINLLPVMLRYSVENIFDKLPIELSREEGPTGPKEKNNWVGDERS; translated from the exons ATGCTGAGGGGGTTCAAAACAAATATACTCTCAGTCTCAGACGCCTTAAAGATCAAAGCTTTGAAAGCCATTTTATTGTATGTGAGAGAGCTTTTTGCGATTATGTTTGGGTGCAAATGCTTTTATTGGAACACACCCTCCGATTTCTCTCAGCCTTTTCAGCCCCAACCCTATTCACTGCCAGCTCCCATTCCTCAATGGCCTGAAG GTGAAAGTTTTGCTTCTGGAAGAATAAGTCTTGGAGAAATACAAGTTATCAAGATCACAAAGTTCGAGTTCATTTGGGGCTACAACCTATCACAAGACAAGAAGAAAGGTGTTACGTTTTACAAACCAGTGGGAATACCAGACGGATTCTATTGCCTTGGTCACTATTGCCAACCTAACAACCTGCCGTTACGAGGTTTTGTTCTTGTGGCTAGGGAAGTACCTAGTTATTCACCAGAAAATGCTCATACTTGTGACCCTATTAAGCCTCCGGCCCTTCAAGTGCCTCTTGATTATACATTAGTGTGGAGTCCTAATGATGGGGGTGATGAAATATATGGTGACTGTGGTTATATTTGGCTACCTCAACCACCTGAGGGTTACAAGCCCATGGGCTATTTGGTTACCAACAAGCCAGAGAAGCCTGAATTGGATGAGGTGAGATGTGTCAGAAGTGACCTAACAGATGAATGTGAAATTTACCGCCTCATACTTGATGTCGGGTACAAATTTCCAAACTTGCCGTTCCGAGTTTGGAGTATTAGACCCCATCACCGGGGCATGCAGGGGAAAGGAGTTCCTGTGGGGACATATTTCTGCAGTAGCTACTGGATTCCTGGAGAAGATATGCCTATTGCATGCTTGAAGAATTTAAATCCTACTCTACCTGCAATGCCAAATCTTGATCAGATTCACGCACTTATCCACCACTATGGACCCACTGTTTTCTTTCATCCTGAAGAGATCTTCTTGCCATCTTCTGTTACATGGTTTTTCAAAAATGGAGCACAATTGTTCAAAGCTGGCAGTCTATATGGTGAGGATATTGATGCAAATGGCTCAAATTTGCCAGGTGGGGGAATGAATGATGGGGAATTTTGGATTGACTTGCCGAGTGATGATCGCAGAGAGATTGTCAAACATGGGAACTTAGAAAGTGCAAAACTTGTTGTTCATGTGAAGCCAGCTCTAGGCGGTACTTTTACTGACATTGCAATGTGGGTTTTCTGCCCCTTCAATGGCCCTGCCACACTGAAAGTTGGATTATTGAATATTGCTCTTAGCAAGATTGGGGAGCATGTGGGTGATTGGGAGCATTACACACTTCGTATATGCAACTTCACTGGTGAGCTTTGGAGTATATATTTTTCACAGCATAGTGGTGGTCAATGGGTGGAAGCTTATGACTTAGAGTACATAGAGGGAAATAAAGCTGTTGTTTACTCATCAAAGAGTGGACATGCAAGTTACCCTCATCCTGGGATGTATCTCCAGGGGTCTGCAAAGCTCGGGATTGGAGTGAGGAATGATTGTGCTCGGAGTAATTTGTATGTGGATTCAAGCATCCATTATGAACTTGTTGCAGCAGAGTATCTTGGAGATGAGGTTATTACAGTGCCTTTTTGGTTGCATTTTATGAGAGAATGGGGTCCAACTATTGTGTATGATTCAAGAACTGAGCTGAATAAGCTAATTAATCTTTTGCCTGTGATGCTCAGATATTCAGTAGAGAATATATTTGATAAGTTACCTATTGAGTTATCTAGAGAGGAAGGTCCTACTGGGCCCAAGGAAAAGAACAATTGGGTGGGAGATGAAAGAAGCTAG